One region of Campylobacter concisus genomic DNA includes:
- a CDS encoding beta strand repeat-containing protein: MAKEAGVVKSINGGIARALNDLTGEVRQLSVGDIVYQGEKIVTEGSNSKVTITQTDGKDITLIGKDTLTLDQDSNNNETVADISALQQAILKGTDLNALEETAAGGPQAGGNGGDGVSLSSTSFAEGGHISNINANVGSIDALSLAAGGDNSFGVSGGSAVGAGAGAGAGATTPKIGINISSAGSNEGGVMTYDLSLPTALTARPTTLNLNFSGGVAGVDYDANSVEYSIDGGNTWTRGTTVNLADANQINNVKVRVTTIDNYGHNGVDIATNPTAQSANQNQGEQDGSKYSNLNGVEYGVYKRNLTLNVTTDNDEIINSQANGKITDNDDYVNINEGLSEAVFTGDGDDTVNMSGAFSDVNSYVSTEDGDDVINVKSGSVLNYGNAQIDAGDGNDTINLNQGSFVGISGSSGTRIYGGDGDDTFNMDGEIKGGLVYGDDGDDTFNVGSTGVLKDGATIYAGEGKDTINFDGTAENGAKIEGNGGYDTINIKSGAVIDNSSVYGDNENEDFIFDEGSEINIDGTVRNNSNVYGGARVDTVNINGTVENSSMINTRSGDDKVNINAGAEIKNSNINTGEGGDVVNIKGKLGDSAMIDTEDGDDIVNFAGETSGYATINTGLGKDTFNIESGATFSKSLRVDTGEDDDTINIKNGANLSWGSIKTGAGNDTVNIDGNMIGTPNHFNEISTGSGDDMININGHVSGESRIKAGEGNNTVYVRGTVDGKARIEAGDVDNDDKHSELHIESGATLSGGSSVSMGGGNDTIYIKKGSSVTSATISAGNGNDTAYINENLDTVNIKMGNGEDTINFKKGITIEKSLIDFGEGNDKIDIDGITFTNGAELRAGVSDQPAWYSDDDDDIINITNSKFEQNSKIDAKIGDDRINIGTGAIIDNSNVIAGYGSDTININAGSKVINGSKIYSGLDNKDGDRRDLDTININGGEIMDSEIHTSHSKTTTNINDGILTNAKILGAYGEDKININGGVIKNSEITGGDGDDKININGGNFTETKISTGNGKYMGNGDVVNIAGGTFSKTTVELQGTKNTVNINSGAVFGDQSDAIVNRQYQTKIVNYDGEDHVNVNAGAIVKNATFDLNGGSDTITVASGATVEHSQLITGDDVDTLNINGTVSGDTHVDLGYGADTLNIGNGGVVSASDIHMDDGGQGYNDTINIANNVTLQDWADIKGGGGVDTITAGDNLKLINGAGIHGDWGNNGSAENKVGDGNDIITIGNNLTMSGGSIISGGGGNDIISIGKNASIDGSSTIDGGAGYDTLKVADNSIDFSHVKNIEKLDITDVNKTSADTNVVTLSAKDVLDMTDNNNKLRIDGDGNDKVDIDSSFTQKADLIENGITYHRYEATYTDVNGNHTVTLEIKDQVQVF, translated from the coding sequence ATGGCTAAAGAAGCCGGAGTAGTTAAAAGTATAAACGGAGGAATAGCAAGAGCACTTAATGACTTAACAGGAGAGGTAAGACAATTAAGTGTAGGAGATATTGTATACCAAGGTGAAAAGATAGTTACAGAGGGTTCTAACTCTAAAGTAACAATAACTCAAACTGATGGTAAAGATATAACTTTAATAGGTAAAGATACTCTAACTCTAGACCAAGACTCTAATAATAACGAAACAGTAGCTGATATCTCAGCTTTACAACAAGCCATCTTAAAAGGAACAGATCTTAATGCTCTAGAAGAAACTGCTGCAGGTGGTCCACAAGCAGGTGGTAATGGTGGAGATGGCGTAAGCTTATCTTCTACTAGCTTTGCAGAAGGAGGCCACATTAGTAACATCAATGCTAATGTAGGAAGCATAGATGCTTTATCTCTAGCAGCAGGTGGAGATAATAGCTTTGGTGTAAGTGGAGGAAGTGCTGTTGGGGCTGGAGCTGGTGCTGGAGCTGGGGCAACTACACCTAAAATTGGTATAAATATAAGCTCTGCTGGCTCTAACGAAGGTGGAGTTATGACTTACGACCTATCTTTACCTACTGCATTAACGGCTAGACCTACTACGTTAAATTTAAATTTTAGCGGCGGAGTAGCCGGGGTAGATTACGACGCAAACTCTGTAGAGTATTCTATCGACGGCGGCAATACTTGGACGCGCGGCACTACCGTAAATCTTGCCGACGCAAATCAAATCAATAACGTCAAAGTAAGAGTAACTACTATAGATAACTACGGACACAATGGCGTAGATATAGCTACTAATCCTACGGCTCAAAGCGCCAATCAAAACCAAGGCGAACAAGACGGAAGCAAGTATTCTAATCTAAACGGAGTAGAGTACGGCGTGTATAAAAGAAATTTAACCCTAAACGTAACTACCGATAACGACGAGATTATTAACTCTCAAGCTAACGGCAAAATTACCGATAACGACGATTACGTAAATATTAACGAGGGGCTAAGCGAAGCGGTATTTACGGGCGACGGCGACGATACCGTAAATATGAGCGGAGCGTTTAGCGATGTAAATTCGTATGTTAGCACAGAAGACGGCGATGACGTTATCAACGTAAAATCAGGCTCCGTGTTGAATTACGGAAACGCTCAAATAGATGCCGGTGACGGTAACGACACGATCAATCTTAATCAAGGCTCATTTGTAGGGATTAGCGGTAGCTCCGGCACTAGAATATACGGCGGAGACGGCGACGATACCTTTAACATGGACGGAGAGATCAAGGGCGGACTTGTTTACGGCGATGACGGCGATGATACGTTTAACGTAGGTTCGACCGGAGTTCTTAAGGACGGCGCGACTATTTACGCTGGCGAAGGTAAAGATACTATAAATTTCGACGGAACGGCTGAAAACGGAGCGAAAATCGAAGGTAACGGAGGATACGACACTATAAACATTAAATCCGGTGCGGTAATAGATAATTCATCGGTATACGGCGACAACGAAAATGAAGACTTTATTTTTGACGAAGGTAGCGAAATAAATATCGACGGAACGGTTAGAAATAACTCTAACGTATACGGCGGCGCGAGAGTAGATACCGTAAACATAAACGGAACGGTAGAGAACTCGTCGATGATAAATACTCGCAGCGGCGACGACAAGGTAAACATAAATGCTGGAGCGGAAATAAAAAATAGCAATATAAATACCGGCGAGGGAGGCGACGTAGTCAATATCAAGGGCAAGCTAGGCGATAGTGCGATGATAGATACCGAAGACGGCGACGATATCGTAAATTTTGCCGGAGAAACGAGTGGATATGCCACAATAAATACCGGACTCGGAAAAGATACGTTTAATATCGAAAGCGGAGCAACTTTTAGCAAATCTCTTAGAGTAGACACCGGCGAGGACGATGATACGATTAATATTAAAAACGGTGCAAATTTATCTTGGGGAAGTATAAAAACTGGAGCCGGAAACGATACCGTAAATATAGACGGCAATATGATCGGTACTCCAAATCATTTTAATGAGATAAGTACTGGAAGTGGCGATGATATGATAAATATAAACGGGCACGTATCCGGAGAATCAAGAATAAAAGCCGGCGAGGGTAACAATACCGTATACGTTAGAGGAACCGTCGACGGCAAAGCTAGAATAGAAGCGGGCGATGTCGATAATGACGATAAACACAGCGAACTTCATATAGAGAGCGGAGCTACGTTAAGCGGAGGTAGTAGCGTAAGTATGGGCGGCGGTAACGATACTATTTATATTAAGAAAGGCTCAAGCGTAACTAGTGCCACTATATCTGCCGGAAACGGAAATGATACCGCATATATAAATGAAAATCTAGATACGGTTAATATAAAGATGGGTAATGGCGAAGATACGATAAATTTCAAAAAAGGGATAACTATAGAAAAAAGTTTAATAGATTTCGGCGAGGGTAACGATAAAATCGATATCGACGGCATTACCTTTACTAATGGCGCGGAACTACGCGCCGGCGTATCTGATCAACCTGCTTGGTATAGCGACGATGACGACGATATTATAAACATTACAAATTCTAAATTTGAACAAAATAGTAAAATAGACGCCAAAATCGGAGACGACAGGATAAATATCGGTACCGGAGCGATAATAGACAACTCAAACGTTATAGCCGGATACGGTAGCGATACTATAAATATTAATGCGGGTTCTAAGGTAATAAACGGTAGTAAGATTTATTCCGGACTAGATAATAAAGACGGCGATAGAAGAGACTTAGATACCATAAATATTAACGGCGGCGAGATTATGGACTCTGAAATTCATACATCTCATAGCAAAACGACGACTAATATAAATGACGGAATTCTTACGAATGCGAAAATTTTAGGCGCTTACGGAGAAGACAAGATAAACATAAACGGGGGTGTAATTAAAAATTCAGAAATAACCGGCGGCGACGGAGACGATAAAATAAATATAAACGGCGGAAATTTTACCGAAACTAAGATAAGTACTGGAAACGGGAAGTATATGGGCAATGGGGATGTCGTAAATATCGCCGGAGGTACGTTTAGTAAAACTACCGTAGAATTACAAGGAACAAAAAATACCGTAAATATAAATTCCGGAGCGGTATTCGGCGATCAATCGGACGCTATAGTCAATAGGCAATATCAAACCAAGATAGTAAACTACGATGGCGAAGATCACGTAAACGTAAATGCCGGAGCTATCGTTAAAAACGCGACATTTGATCTTAACGGAGGTAGCGATACTATAACCGTAGCATCGGGCGCTACCGTAGAACATTCTCAGCTTATAACCGGAGACGACGTCGATACACTAAATATAAACGGTACCGTTAGCGGAGACACGCATGTGGATTTAGGATACGGCGCGGATACCTTAAATATAGGAAATGGCGGAGTAGTATCAGCTTCCGATATCCATATGGACGACGGTGGTCAAGGATACAACGATACCATAAATATCGCAAATAATGTCACCCTTCAAGACTGGGCGGATATCAAAGGCGGCGGTGGAGTCGATACTATTACTGCGGGCGACAACCTAAAGCTTATTAATGGCGCGGGTATACACGGCGACTGGGGAAATAACGGAAGCGCGGAAAATAAAGTCGGAGACGGAAATGATATCATCACGATAGGTAATAATTTAACTATGAGCGGCGGCTCTATAATAAGCGGTGGCGGCGGTAACGACATTATCTCTATCGGTAAAAATGCAAGTATAGACGGTAGCTCTACTATCGACGGCGGAGCCGGATATGATACATTAAAAGTTGCTGACAATAGCATAGACTTTAGCCATGTTAAAAATATCGAAAAACTAGATATAACAGATGTTAATAAAACTTCGGCCGATACCAATGTCGTAACACTATCAGCTAAAGATGTTTTAGATATGACTGATAATAATAATAAGCTAAGAATAGATGGCGATGGTAACGATAAGGTAGATATAGATAGTAGCTTTACTCAGAAAGCCGATTTAATCGAAAATGGAATAACCTATCACCGATATGAGGCTACTTATACCGATGTTAATGGAAATCACACCGTAACTTTAGAAATTAAAGACCAAGTACAAGTATTTTAA
- a CDS encoding aryl-sulfate sulfotransferase, with the protein MKKTLSCVALASVLCSSAFAIGGPSGAKLDYAITGQIGEVVVNPYDTAPLTAVIKNGGYTLSNAKVTIVPKQGGQVISYKVADKHLRTHGGIPVFGMYPDYQNTVEVEYDKSYKGKTEHIKESYKIYAPAIYLESAGTPNQKGALFDKIEVTKPATAKFANRLYYVNNFVNKTGKGTKVVWNNPAGGAIEWNYSPNNFILDTKGEVRWYLEPSKIYDLKQPFHAGVMMGFKQNDDGAMTWGYGQRYAKYDIMGREIFNRELPASYNDFSHSMDVAQNGHYFLRVANADYKRADGKNVRTVRDVIVELDRDGNVVDDFRLYEILDPYRDIVLKTLDQGAVCLNIDAKKAGHTASSDELQSMDTHDKWGDIVGAGPGRNWAHVNSVDYDPSDDSIIISSRHQDAVIKIGRDKQVKWIMGAHKGWSDKFKDKLLQPVDTKGNKIVCEDEYSKCPGYESETGGFDWQWTQHTAFRIDSKSKKGEIYLSVFDNGDTRGMEQPAIAGMKYSRAVVYKIDENKKTVEQIWEYGKERGKEWYSSVTSLTQYQDDLDSVMVYSAVAGMQFDIAKGRPVGLPSPHIDEFEWGAKEPSIEIKMTNAMGYQAFPFSLQKAFEK; encoded by the coding sequence ATGAAAAAGACTTTGAGTTGTGTTGCACTAGCTTCGGTGCTTTGCTCGAGCGCTTTTGCGATAGGCGGTCCAAGCGGGGCTAAACTAGACTACGCTATAACTGGACAAATAGGCGAAGTAGTGGTAAATCCATACGATACTGCCCCACTTACAGCAGTCATCAAAAATGGCGGCTATACACTAAGCAATGCAAAAGTAACCATCGTGCCAAAACAAGGCGGTCAGGTGATAAGCTACAAAGTGGCTGATAAGCATCTTCGCACACATGGCGGCATCCCAGTTTTTGGCATGTATCCTGACTATCAAAATACCGTTGAGGTCGAGTACGACAAGAGCTACAAGGGCAAGACTGAGCATATAAAAGAGAGCTATAAAATTTACGCCCCAGCTATCTATCTAGAAAGCGCTGGCACACCAAATCAAAAGGGCGCGCTCTTTGATAAGATCGAGGTTACCAAGCCTGCGACTGCCAAATTTGCAAACAGGCTTTACTATGTAAATAACTTTGTAAATAAAACTGGAAAAGGCACAAAAGTCGTTTGGAACAACCCAGCTGGCGGTGCTATCGAGTGGAACTACAGCCCAAATAACTTCATCCTTGATACAAAAGGCGAGGTTAGATGGTACCTTGAGCCAAGCAAAATTTACGACCTAAAACAGCCATTTCACGCTGGCGTAATGATGGGCTTTAAACAAAATGACGACGGTGCTATGACTTGGGGATACGGCCAAAGATACGCAAAATACGACATCATGGGTAGAGAAATTTTTAACCGCGAGCTACCAGCTAGCTACAACGACTTCTCTCACTCGATGGACGTAGCACAAAATGGACACTACTTCTTGCGCGTTGCAAATGCTGACTACAAAAGGGCTGACGGCAAAAACGTAAGAACAGTGCGCGACGTGATCGTTGAGCTTGACCGCGACGGCAACGTAGTTGATGACTTTAGGCTTTATGAAATTCTTGATCCTTACCGCGATATCGTGCTAAAAACACTTGATCAAGGCGCAGTTTGCTTAAATATCGACGCTAAAAAAGCAGGCCACACTGCAAGCTCTGATGAGCTTCAGTCGATGGATACTCACGATAAGTGGGGTGACATCGTCGGCGCAGGCCCTGGACGTAACTGGGCTCACGTAAATAGCGTGGATTATGACCCAAGCGACGATAGCATCATAATCTCAAGCCGCCACCAAGATGCAGTCATCAAAATCGGCCGTGATAAACAAGTAAAATGGATAATGGGTGCTCATAAAGGCTGGAGCGATAAATTTAAAGATAAACTTCTTCAACCAGTCGACACCAAAGGTAACAAAATAGTCTGCGAAGATGAGTACTCAAAATGTCCAGGATACGAGAGCGAAACAGGCGGCTTTGACTGGCAGTGGACGCAACATACGGCATTTAGGATAGATAGCAAGTCTAAAAAAGGCGAAATTTATCTAAGTGTCTTTGACAACGGCGACACAAGGGGCATGGAGCAACCAGCCATCGCTGGTATGAAGTACTCTCGCGCGGTCGTTTATAAGATCGATGAGAACAAAAAGACCGTTGAGCAGATCTGGGAGTACGGCAAAGAGCGCGGTAAAGAGTGGTATAGCTCGGTTACTAGCCTTACGCAGTATCAAGATGACCTTGATAGCGTTATGGTCTACTCAGCCGTTGCTGGTATGCAGTTTGACATCGCAAAAGGTCGCCCAGTGGGACTTCCTAGCCCGCACATCGATGAGTTTGAGTGGGGTGCAAAAGAGCCTAGCATCGAGATAAAGATGACAAATGCTATGGGCTATCAGGCATTCCCATTTAGCTTACAAAAAGCGTTTGAGAAATAA
- a CDS encoding carboxymuconolactone decarboxylase family protein: protein MTLTYNAKKIYEIWFDSKSELEESNASFLEDYLNFLGDISEVINIDEKTRLSVIIASLCVSKGAKSSFKSFIRAALNVGISVKEIREILYQAVPYAGLGKVEDYIFLADEIFNERYIEPENMPKKSREGRGERGLEIQRKLFPAVDKFIASMPNDQKHIMEFLSQNCFGDFYARDGLSLELRELLTFVYITTLGFAKPQLLGHIAANFGIGNDRAKLISVVTTLIPFIGYPSALNALSAINEISSSKN, encoded by the coding sequence ATGACACTAACTTACAATGCAAAGAAAATTTATGAAATTTGGTTTGACTCAAAAAGTGAGCTTGAAGAGAGCAATGCTAGCTTTTTAGAGGATTATTTAAATTTTTTAGGCGATATTAGTGAAGTGATAAATATTGATGAAAAAACGAGACTTTCAGTTATCATCGCCTCTCTTTGTGTGAGCAAAGGTGCGAAAAGCTCATTTAAAAGCTTCATTAGGGCTGCTTTAAATGTGGGCATATCAGTAAAAGAGATAAGAGAAATTTTATATCAAGCAGTGCCTTATGCTGGGCTTGGCAAGGTAGAAGATTATATATTTTTAGCTGATGAAATTTTTAATGAGCGCTATATAGAGCCTGAAAATATGCCTAAAAAATCAAGAGAGGGCAGAGGTGAACGAGGCCTTGAGATACAAAGAAAACTTTTCCCAGCGGTTGATAAATTTATCGCATCAATGCCAAATGATCAAAAACATATAATGGAGTTTTTATCGCAAAACTGCTTTGGCGATTTTTATGCAAGAGATGGGCTTAGTTTAGAGCTTAGAGAGCTTTTGACATTTGTCTATATCACGACTCTTGGCTTTGCAAAGCCACAGCTTTTAGGGCACATTGCTGCAAATTTTGGCATCGGCAACGATAGAGCTAAACTAATAAGCGTTGTTACGACACTTATACCATTTATAGGCTATCCGAGCGCTTTAAATGCATTATCAGCAATAAATGAGATAAGTTCTAGTAAAAATTAA
- a CDS encoding thiol:disulfide interchange protein DsbA/DsbL: MSFLSKFSKAIFAVAVAGAISASAFSEGEDYVKLEKPLSVGQNTLVKIFSYACPFCYKYDKSVTPKVVEKIPGLKYEPFHLKTKGDYGEVASKVFAVLITMDEAKGVSLFDENSLFKKAKFAYYKAYHDKKERWGDGKDAEGFLKTGLEAAGVSKADYEKELANPKVTELLKKWDESYDVAKIQGVPAFVVNGKYLIMTKSISSLDGMAALIEELLKK; the protein is encoded by the coding sequence ATGAGTTTTCTATCTAAATTTAGTAAGGCTATCTTTGCCGTTGCAGTTGCTGGTGCGATTAGTGCTAGTGCATTTAGCGAGGGTGAGGACTACGTCAAGCTTGAAAAGCCACTAAGTGTGGGACAAAATACGCTAGTTAAAATTTTTAGCTACGCTTGCCCATTTTGCTATAAATACGACAAGAGCGTCACTCCAAAGGTAGTTGAGAAAATTCCTGGCCTAAAATACGAGCCATTTCACCTAAAGACAAAGGGTGATTACGGCGAGGTTGCGAGCAAGGTTTTTGCCGTGCTTATCACTATGGACGAGGCAAAGGGTGTTAGTTTATTTGATGAAAATTCGCTATTTAAAAAGGCTAAATTTGCCTACTACAAAGCTTATCACGACAAAAAAGAGCGCTGGGGCGATGGCAAAGACGCTGAGGGTTTTTTAAAGACTGGTCTTGAGGCAGCTGGCGTTAGCAAGGCTGATTATGAAAAAGAGCTAGCTAATCCAAAAGTGACTGAGCTACTTAAAAAGTGGGATGAGAGCTATGATGTGGCTAAAATTCAAGGCGTGCCAGCATTTGTCGTAAATGGCAAATATCTCATCATGACAAAATCAATCAGCTCGCTTGATGGCATGGCAGCACTCATCGAAGAGCTTCTTAAAAAATAA
- the dsbI gene encoding protein-disulfide oxidoreductase DsbI, with translation MSFFKKMAKFQDSRISWATLVFVSVALVVIAHSLFQNYAYMPPCEQCVYIRFAFLCMALGGVIAMINPKNLLFALIGYVFAFWGAVQGIMYSVKLAKIHDAVHGDDPFGVQGCSTEPHYPFGLPLEKWAPDWFMPTGDCGYDSPMVPDGAVLSDLQKSIVDLYADGWYLVPSSKFMSMADCTLLGFSVCFVVLALMLVSKLLSFLK, from the coding sequence ATGAGCTTTTTTAAAAAAATGGCTAAATTTCAAGACTCACGTATCTCTTGGGCGACCTTAGTCTTTGTAAGCGTTGCACTTGTCGTTATCGCGCACTCGCTCTTTCAAAACTACGCCTATATGCCTCCTTGCGAGCAGTGCGTCTATATACGTTTTGCATTTTTATGCATGGCGCTTGGCGGTGTGATCGCTATGATAAATCCTAAAAATTTACTATTTGCTCTAATTGGCTACGTCTTTGCCTTTTGGGGAGCGGTACAGGGCATAATGTATAGCGTAAAGCTAGCCAAAATCCACGATGCTGTGCATGGCGATGATCCTTTTGGTGTGCAGGGCTGCTCTACTGAGCCACACTATCCATTTGGCTTGCCGCTTGAGAAGTGGGCGCCTGACTGGTTTATGCCAACAGGCGACTGCGGATATGACAGCCCTATGGTGCCTGATGGCGCGGTGCTAAGCGATCTACAAAAGAGCATAGTTGATCTTTATGCGGACGGCTGGTATCTTGTGCCATCATCTAAATTTATGTCGATGGCTGATTGCACGCTGCTTGGGTTTAGTGTTTGTTTTGTAGTACTTGCGCTTATGCTCGTTTCAAAGCTTTTATCCTTTTTAAAATGA
- a CDS encoding sensor histidine kinase, giving the protein MGINLKSQNIKIYAIILLASLFVILLGLNIYSNAKEKIIELSDKNNIAVSKNIVNNFQIWLDERINSLVRASKFIQNADIVDDDEKIAGFIKLFKQNAKEFDLMQLLRDDGEIFVDGEKILEEVMPKSERAGLIWYVETKNTNAPSVNFMQKHKILKGSTLNLCVPVTKQAKFKAALCGVVRIENIFNSIKNFSLAPNSYSFLVTHSGEILTSIPDLALKKEIEEKFKELFLKDEDITSLKIGQNLIQVAEIPTINWFIGAGTNNEEEISALTKEALKNALSLLFAFVALTFLANILHNFMYNKIKKIQDEYETLLTHRAKMSEAGELISGINHQFIQPVNSLKLMLSSCIMLKKEGKLSDEELINLLEKGQSSVKLLSSTIEIFRNFYKSAENVSEFEVQTSVKNLITLMHTELSRANVSVKFSGFNEQKVRQIENIIQQILLILIHNAKDSLVESYKNEPLKRIIEIKFRSFEDKCYIGVYDNGNGVSEQMSEKIFTWLNTTKKQGNGIGLYFAKKLAQEKLNGDVRLVNNAKPTVFELSFDINLKD; this is encoded by the coding sequence ATGGGTATTAATTTAAAATCACAAAATATTAAAATCTACGCCATCATCTTGCTTGCTAGCCTTTTTGTAATACTTCTTGGGCTAAATATTTACAGCAATGCAAAAGAGAAAATCATAGAGCTATCTGATAAAAATAACATAGCAGTTAGCAAAAATATCGTAAATAACTTTCAAATTTGGCTTGATGAGCGTATAAATTCACTCGTTCGTGCGTCAAAATTTATACAAAATGCAGACATCGTAGATGACGATGAAAAGATAGCTGGCTTTATAAAGCTCTTTAAACAAAACGCGAAAGAATTTGATCTAATGCAGCTTTTAAGGGATGATGGAGAAATTTTTGTAGATGGAGAAAAAATTTTAGAAGAAGTTATGCCAAAGAGTGAAAGAGCAGGGCTTATCTGGTATGTGGAGACAAAAAATACAAATGCTCCAAGTGTAAATTTCATGCAAAAACATAAAATTTTAAAAGGCTCAACTCTAAATTTATGCGTTCCAGTCACAAAACAAGCGAAATTTAAAGCAGCACTTTGTGGCGTCGTGCGTATAGAAAATATCTTTAACAGCATTAAAAATTTTAGCCTTGCGCCAAATTCTTACTCATTTTTAGTGACTCATAGTGGTGAAATTTTAACATCGATACCTGATCTTGCTTTAAAAAAAGAGATCGAGGAGAAATTTAAAGAGTTGTTTTTAAAAGACGAAGACATTACAAGCTTAAAAATAGGACAAAATTTAATCCAAGTAGCTGAGATACCAACGATAAATTGGTTCATAGGAGCTGGCACAAATAACGAAGAGGAAATTTCAGCTTTAACAAAAGAAGCTTTAAAAAATGCTCTAAGCTTACTCTTTGCCTTCGTTGCGCTCACATTTTTGGCAAACATCCTTCATAATTTTATGTATAACAAGATAAAAAAGATACAAGATGAGTATGAAACATTGCTGACTCATAGAGCCAAAATGAGTGAGGCTGGCGAGCTAATAAGTGGTATCAATCATCAATTCATTCAGCCTGTAAATTCGCTAAAACTAATGCTAAGCTCGTGCATAATGTTAAAAAAAGAAGGTAAATTAAGCGATGAGGAGCTAATAAATTTACTTGAAAAAGGACAAAGCTCAGTCAAACTTCTTTCAAGTACTATTGAAATTTTTAGGAATTTTTACAAAAGCGCTGAAAATGTGAGCGAATTTGAGGTGCAAACAAGCGTTAAAAACCTAATAACTCTCATGCACACAGAGCTAAGCCGTGCAAATGTTAGTGTAAAATTTAGTGGCTTTAACGAACAAAAAGTTCGTCAGATAGAAAATATAATCCAACAAATTTTACTAATCCTAATACATAACGCAAAAGACTCACTTGTCGAAAGCTACAAAAATGAGCCACTAAAACGTATCATTGAGATAAAATTTAGAAGCTTTGAAGATAAGTGCTACATCGGAGTTTATGACAATGGGAATGGCGTAAGCGAGCAAATGAGCGAGAAAATTTTTACTTGGCTAAATACCACCAAAAAGCAAGGAAATGGCATAGGGCTTTATTTTGCTAAAAAGCTAGCGCAAGAAAAGCTAAATGGTGACGTAAGACTCGTAAATAACGCAAAACCAACGGTATTTGAGCTAAGTTTTGATATAAATTTAAAGGACTAA
- a CDS encoding response regulator transcription factor, with protein MQEVLEILKKTSVLVVEDDDMARELIISGLKPYCEQVIGACNGQDGVEKFKKQGFDIVMSDIHMPVLNGFEMMNEMKRTKPHQKFIVFTSYDSDENLIKSMEEGAMLFLKKPIDMKDLRSMLISLSFERDEKLVYLSDEVSINLKREKIYKNGIEIYLSFLQNKIFWLFAYNLNKLVTYEMIEEFVYESDVSKAAIQNVILRLKRELGVKFKNISESGYILITKSE; from the coding sequence ATGCAAGAAGTCTTAGAAATTTTAAAAAAGACGTCCGTCTTGGTAGTTGAAGATGATGATATGGCAAGAGAGCTTATTATTAGCGGGCTTAAACCTTATTGCGAGCAGGTAATTGGTGCTTGCAATGGACAAGATGGCGTGGAGAAATTTAAAAAGCAAGGTTTTGATATCGTGATGAGCGATATTCATATGCCAGTGCTTAATGGCTTTGAGATGATGAATGAGATGAAGCGCACAAAGCCACACCAAAAATTTATCGTCTTTACCTCTTATGATAGCGATGAAAATTTGATAAAAAGCATGGAGGAAGGGGCGATGCTTTTTTTAAAAAAGCCTATTGATATGAAGGATCTTAGATCAATGCTTATTAGTTTAAGTTTTGAACGAGATGAAAAGCTAGTTTATTTAAGTGATGAGGTGAGTATAAATTTAAAAAGAGAGAAAATTTATAAAAACGGCATTGAAATTTATCTTAGCTTTTTGCAAAATAAGATATTTTGGCTCTTTGCTTATAACCTAAATAAGCTAGTTACTTATGAGATGATAGAAGAATTTGTCTATGAGAGCGATGTTAGCAAGGCGGCTATCCAAAATGTGATACTTCGCCTAAAACGCGAGCTTGGTGTAAAATTTAAAAACATCAGCGAGAGTGGATATATTTTAATCACAAAATCTGAATGA